One region of Polynucleobacter sp. MWH-Aus1W21 genomic DNA includes:
- a CDS encoding restriction endonuclease subunit S, which produces MSVPKLRFKGFPAYKTLAIESVAPLQRGFDLVASKIAEGEYPVVFSNGAIRKHNEFKVAGPGVVTGRSGTIGNVHYIEENFWPHNTSLWVTNFFGNNPKFIYYLYSNFNLSRFGTGSGVPTLNRNDVHKQLVTIPSDVKEQEKIASFLCAIDLKIENLTKKHKLLVQYKKGVMQKIFNQDIRFKDKDGKEFRKWKDVKLGDIAHSTTGSSNRVDSSLIGQFTFFDRSEDIRTSNKYLFDCEAIIVGGEGQAFIPKYFVGKFDLHQRAYAIKDFKNSIGKYIYFHIDYYRNYFLSKAVGSTVKSLRLPMFNEMPLKLPSIDEQEKIASFLTSIDKKLEELTYQLSLMKQYKKGLLQQMFV; this is translated from the coding sequence ATGAGTGTGCCGAAGTTGAGGTTTAAAGGCTTCCCAGCATACAAAACATTAGCAATTGAGAGTGTGGCCCCATTGCAGCGTGGGTTTGATTTGGTTGCATCCAAAATTGCTGAAGGGGAGTACCCTGTTGTATTTTCTAATGGGGCAATAAGAAAGCATAATGAATTTAAAGTTGCTGGGCCAGGTGTTGTTACTGGACGGTCTGGAACAATTGGAAACGTTCACTATATTGAAGAAAACTTTTGGCCTCACAATACTTCTTTGTGGGTGACGAATTTTTTTGGCAATAATCCTAAATTTATTTATTATCTTTATTCAAACTTTAACTTATCGCGATTTGGCACTGGCTCTGGAGTCCCAACCCTTAATAGGAATGATGTACATAAACAGCTGGTAACAATTCCTTCGGATGTTAAGGAGCAGGAAAAAATCGCCTCATTCCTGTGTGCTATTGACTTAAAGATAGAAAATCTCACCAAAAAGCACAAGCTTCTTGTTCAATATAAAAAAGGGGTAATGCAGAAAATCTTTAATCAGGATATTCGATTTAAAGATAAGGATGGAAAGGAATTTCGGAAATGGAAAGATGTAAAACTTGGGGATATTGCCCATTCAACTACCGGATCTTCTAATAGAGTGGATTCTAGCCTTATTGGGCAGTTCACATTTTTTGATAGGTCAGAAGACATTCGAACTAGTAATAAGTATCTTTTTGATTGCGAGGCCATTATTGTTGGTGGTGAGGGGCAAGCCTTTATTCCAAAATATTTTGTTGGGAAGTTTGACCTTCATCAGCGTGCGTATGCAATAAAAGATTTTAAAAATTCCATTGGTAAGTATATTTACTTTCATATTGATTATTATAGAAATTACTTTCTCTCAAAAGCTGTTGGCTCAACAGTTAAATCTTTAAGACTGCCAATGTTTAATGAGATGCCACTTAAACTGCCCTCTATAGATGAGCAAGAAAAAATCGCATCTTTTCTGACTAGTATTGACAAAAAATTAGAGGAATTAACTTATCAATTGTCCTTAATGAAACAATACAAAAAGGGTCTGCTTCAGCAGATGTTTGTTTGA
- a CDS encoding type I restriction endonuclease subunit R, which produces MAIQSEAALEEALIKQLQSMEYSRVEILDESAMLANLRRQLERHNEYTHHIANLRFTDKEYEQILNRLNTGNVFDRAEILRDKFALKRDNGDVIWITFLNHVDWCQNEFQVTNQVSAEGKRKNRYDVTILINGLPLVQIELKRRGMDLKVAFDQIIRYKHESYDAGYGLFQYVQLFVISNGVNTKYFSNNKNIKEFTFKQTFFWSSKDNKRISDLHEFSAEFLKPCHIAKMISRYMVLTVDKLLLVMRPYQYYAVEALIEKAKLSKSNAYIWHTTGSGKTLTSFKASQIIAELPEVDKVVFVVDRKDLDYQTEREFNHFEEGSVDSAPNTSELVKKLNDPTSKIVLTTIQKLNNAITRDRHSIKMDGLKDKRVVFIFDECHRSQFGDNHKNIKQYFNNCQMFGFTGTPILEENASSHGGRKQTTADLFGTCLHKYLIVDAIRDENVLRFSVEYVGRYKKKESGSHLDIDVESIDTKELMEADDRLYKITDYIIEHHRQKTKHPDFTAMFCVDSVDSLIRYYDLFKKKIAETGSDLRIATIFSYQQNEANPEADGTGGVIPEDDGVPPEKAIYSRDKLDQYINDYNEMFGTKFSTKDSQDYYNYYKDIAKRVRQGQVDILLVVNMFLTGFDSPRLNTLYIDKNLKYHGLIQAFSRTNRILNDKKSQGNIICFRNLKEKTDEAIALFSNKDARETVLLEPYENYVEKYNLAVEALLALTPTVSSVDDLQDENEQLLFVTRFRELLKLKNVLTTFTDYKEKDLALSEQGFEDYKSKYLDIYERVKHENAKEKDSILNDVDFEIVLIHRDQINVAYIILLLTEWLKNGGKGKKGERIKKQIDDYLSGEIQLRSKRALIEQFIEESLSGLSPDGVSEEFDVFWAKQKKAAFEALCQSEKIDGEKLQKLLDSYEFTNQAPRSEELIEVLEQKPKILERKSTLNRVGDAIAKFIDTFIEGMG; this is translated from the coding sequence ATGGCAATCCAATCTGAAGCCGCGCTAGAAGAAGCGCTCATCAAACAACTTCAGTCTATGGAGTATTCCCGCGTAGAGATTCTTGATGAATCAGCTATGTTGGCTAACTTGAGGCGCCAGCTTGAGCGCCATAACGAATACACGCACCATATTGCTAATCTTCGCTTTACCGATAAAGAATACGAGCAAATTCTCAATAGGCTAAACACCGGAAACGTCTTTGACCGCGCAGAAATTCTTAGGGATAAGTTTGCATTAAAGCGAGATAACGGCGATGTTATCTGGATCACCTTCCTAAATCATGTCGACTGGTGTCAAAACGAATTCCAGGTCACCAATCAGGTATCTGCAGAAGGTAAGCGCAAGAACCGCTATGACGTCACCATTCTGATCAATGGCTTGCCGTTGGTGCAGATTGAACTTAAGCGGCGCGGAATGGATTTGAAGGTCGCATTTGATCAAATCATTCGCTATAAGCATGAATCTTATGATGCCGGCTATGGCTTGTTTCAGTATGTACAGCTCTTTGTCATTAGCAATGGTGTCAATACCAAGTATTTCTCAAATAATAAGAACATTAAAGAATTCACCTTCAAGCAAACCTTCTTTTGGTCTTCTAAGGATAACAAGCGCATTTCTGACCTACATGAATTTAGCGCTGAATTCTTAAAGCCCTGCCATATAGCAAAGATGATTTCTCGCTACATGGTTTTGACTGTTGATAAGTTGCTATTGGTAATGCGCCCTTATCAGTATTACGCAGTGGAGGCCTTAATTGAAAAGGCTAAGCTCAGCAAGTCCAATGCCTATATCTGGCATACAACGGGCTCTGGAAAGACCTTGACCTCTTTTAAGGCCAGTCAAATTATTGCTGAGTTGCCTGAGGTGGATAAGGTGGTCTTTGTCGTAGATAGAAAAGACTTGGATTATCAAACGGAGAGGGAGTTCAATCACTTCGAAGAGGGTTCGGTCGATAGCGCACCAAATACCTCGGAGTTAGTTAAAAAGCTGAATGATCCAACCTCCAAGATTGTTCTCACCACCATTCAGAAGCTCAATAACGCAATCACCCGTGATAGGCACTCCATCAAGATGGATGGCCTAAAGGATAAGAGGGTTGTTTTTATCTTTGATGAGTGTCACCGTAGCCAGTTTGGTGACAATCATAAAAACATTAAGCAGTACTTTAATAACTGCCAAATGTTTGGCTTTACGGGAACCCCTATTCTTGAGGAAAACGCTTCTTCTCACGGTGGACGCAAACAAACCACAGCCGACTTATTCGGTACTTGCTTGCACAAATACCTCATTGTCGATGCAATCAGGGATGAGAATGTCCTCCGTTTTTCTGTTGAGTATGTAGGGCGATACAAGAAAAAAGAATCCGGCAGCCATCTGGATATCGATGTTGAGTCGATAGATACCAAAGAATTGATGGAGGCTGATGACCGTCTCTACAAGATTACCGATTACATCATTGAACATCATCGCCAGAAGACCAAGCATCCAGACTTCACTGCAATGTTCTGCGTGGATAGCGTAGATTCTCTGATTCGTTATTACGATCTATTTAAGAAGAAGATTGCTGAAACGGGATCTGATCTTCGTATTGCAACCATATTTAGCTACCAGCAGAATGAGGCTAATCCAGAGGCTGATGGTACTGGCGGGGTCATTCCCGAGGATGATGGTGTGCCTCCAGAAAAGGCCATCTATAGCAGGGATAAGTTAGACCAATACATCAATGACTATAACGAGATGTTTGGTACTAAGTTCTCGACTAAAGATAGCCAGGACTATTACAACTACTACAAAGATATCGCTAAGCGAGTACGTCAGGGTCAGGTAGACATCCTATTGGTGGTTAATATGTTCTTGACTGGGTTTGACAGCCCTAGATTGAATACGCTCTACATTGATAAAAACCTGAAATATCACGGACTCATTCAGGCATTTTCTAGAACCAATCGAATTCTCAACGACAAAAAATCTCAGGGCAATATTATTTGCTTTAGAAACCTGAAGGAAAAGACCGACGAAGCAATTGCCTTATTCTCCAATAAGGATGCTAGAGAAACAGTGCTTCTAGAGCCCTATGAGAATTATGTTGAAAAATACAACTTGGCAGTTGAGGCACTACTTGCTCTAACTCCGACTGTTTCGTCGGTTGATGATTTGCAGGATGAGAATGAGCAGTTATTGTTCGTAACCCGATTTAGAGAGCTCTTAAAGCTTAAGAATGTCCTAACGACGTTCACTGACTATAAAGAGAAGGATCTGGCGCTTTCAGAGCAGGGCTTCGAGGATTACAAGTCAAAGTACCTCGATATCTACGAGCGTGTAAAGCATGAGAATGCCAAGGAAAAAGACTCCATTCTGAATGATGTGGACTTTGAAATTGTTCTGATTCATCGCGATCAAATCAACGTCGCCTACATCATTCTGTTATTAACAGAATGGCTAAAGAATGGCGGTAAGGGTAAAAAAGGTGAGCGGATCAAGAAGCAAATTGATGACTATCTATCGGGTGAGATTCAATTGCGCTCTAAGAGAGCTCTGATTGAGCAATTTATCGAAGAAAGCCTCAGTGGCCTCTCTCCGGACGGAGTTTCGGAAGAGTTCGATGTGTTTTGGGCTAAACAAAAGAAAGCAGCCTTTGAGGCGCTATGCCAGTCTGAAAAGATTGATGGTGAAAAGCTCCAAAAATTGCTTGATAGCTATGAGTTTACAAATCAAGCCCCGAGGTCTGAAGAGTTAATTGAAGTGTTGGAGCAAAAGCCAAAGATTTTGGAGCGCAAATCAACGCTCAATAGAGTTGGGGATGCCATTGCTAAGTTTATTGATACCTTTATTGAGGGTATGGGTTGA